One window of Penaeus chinensis breed Huanghai No. 1 chromosome 34, ASM1920278v2, whole genome shotgun sequence genomic DNA carries:
- the LOC125043449 gene encoding substance-K receptor-like has product MLVSVTSLATISFDRMIGVAYPFHKHLGSWGSRAIILGFWLLSAVLALPFSFYRVYTVRIWQDITERTCGEQRDELRIWWIAVIIALTWLPLLIMVISYTVIFVYLRKGAPAMARREHPAILHLKKRVVRMMFVIVLVFILSWLPFQIMKIFEDKYIDDSGQYLPDQEAEYKVLLSVSHYMMYTNTAVNPLIYALMHQTFRRAFRVTFTCFYRKKPSLILRPSRGTNRYVWSTDGSVYSDNMNKQKLKLRDRLRRTPHVTTQALVCTPALAASIALQQNIQRSSSDAEAKEEVPMTQLVAPPAKTKDRLSAFVNEGYVRDLSQRSLSVASTGALGHLITEVIEEESSSDVDNSERIL; this is encoded by the exons ATGCTGGTGAGCGTGACCTCGCTGGCTACCATCAGCTTCGACCGCATGATCGGTGTCGCGTATCCGTTCCACAAGCACCTCGGCTCCTGGGGCTCGCGGGCCATCATCCTCGGCTTCTGGCTCCTGTCGGCCGTGCTCGCCCTGCCCTTTAGCTTCTACAGGGTCTATACG GTGCGGATCTGGCAGGACATAACGGAGCGCACGTGCGGCGAGCAGCGCGATGAACTCCGCATCTGGTGGATCGCGGTCATCATCGCCCTCACGTGGCTGCCGCTGCTCATCATGGTCATCTCGTACACGGTCATCTTCGTGTACCTTCGGAAGGGCGCTCCGGCCATGGCCAGGAGAG AGCACCCCGCCATCCTGCACCTGAAGAAGCGCGTCGTCAGAATGATGTTCGTGATCGTGTTGGTCTTCATCCTGAGTTGGCTGCCCTTCCAGATCATGAAAATCTTCGAGGACAAATACATCGATGACTCTGGCCAGTATTTGCCTGATCAAGAAGCTGAG TATAAGGTATTGCTGAGCGTCTCTCATTACATGATGTACACCAACACGGCCGTGAACCCTCTGATATACGCCCTGATGCACCAGACCTTTAGGCGAGCGTTTAGGGTGACTTTCACTTGTTTCTATCGCAAGAAG cCGTCGCTCATTCTTCGCCCAAGCCGGGGAACCAACCGCTACGTGTGGTCGACCGATGGCTCCGTCTATTCTGACAACATGAACAAGCAGAA GCTGAAGTTGCGAGACCGCCTCCGCAGGACCCCGCACGTCACGACCCAAGCCCTAGTGTGCACGCCCGCTCTCGCCGCCTCCATCGCCCTCCAACAGAACATCCAGAGGAGCTCCTCCGACGCCGAGGCCAAGGAGGAGGTGCCGATGACCCAGCTGGTAGCCCCCCCGGCGAAGACCAAGGACCGCCTGAGCGCCTTCGTCAACGAGGGGTACGTCAGGGACCTGTCGCAGCGGAGTCTGTCGGTCGCGAGCACGGGCGCCCTCGGACACCTCATCACTGAGGTCATCGAGGAGGAGAGTTCCAGCGACGTGGACAACAGCGAGAGGATACTGTAA